Proteins co-encoded in one Scomber scombrus chromosome 14, fScoSco1.1, whole genome shotgun sequence genomic window:
- the taf1 gene encoding transcription initiation factor TFIID subunit 1 isoform X7, with amino-acid sequence MSDSDSDEDQDRPFSLTGFLFGNINEDGQLEDDSVLDNESKKHLAGLGTLGLGSLITEITANEEGDQEENRDPGCVDSEGWVKSTEDAVDYSDISEVAEDETKKYRQAMGSLQPSRKTDDEDDYDADCEDIDSKLMPPPPPPSLPTAAKKEEPTSQSPNAGEEGDGIILPSIIAPSSTADKVDFSSSSDSESEADRPCQGSGSGGAQDRLCLPLAGIMQKDAAKALPGVTELFPEFRPGKVLRFLRLFGPGKNMPSVWRSARRKKKRKHRDPQPGTPPPEGEPTEQGQEKKSGWDYEYAHPPAPEQCLSDDEITMMAPVESKFSQTCGDGDKEAESRPKVAEWRYGPAQLWYDMLGVPEDGSNFNYGFKLKELDLSEPENQDPPKQITEVVQEVQLLHNDTDANADADTDGDGDDDEDRIKDRQALENELFLMVTQLQWEDDIIWNGEDVKHKGTKTQRASLAGWLPSSMTRNANAYNAQQGLTRSNSQLVPPTPPPMPKVSSITGSKREKNSHDNHASHEEDSPWFSIFPIDSEELVYGRWEDNIIWDDQEMDHLLMPPVLTLDPNDENIILEIPDEKEEMTSHSPSKENKKESALKKSRILLGKTGVIKDEPQQNMSQPEMKDPWNLSNDEFYYPKQQGLRGTFGGNIIQHSIPALELRQPFFPTHMGPMKLRQFHRSTLKKYSFGALAQPGPHPVQPLLKHIKKKAKMREQERQASGGGDMFFMRTPQDLTGKDGDLILAEYSEEYAPLIMQVGMATKIKNYYKRKPGKDPGAPDCKYGETVYCHTSPFLGSLHPGQLLPAFENNLFRSPIYLHKMPESDFLVLRTRHGYYIREIVDIIVVGQECPLYEVPGPNSKRANTHIRDFLQVFIYRLFWKSKDRPRRIRMEDIKKAFPSHSESSIRKRLKLCADFKRTGMDSNWWVLKPDFRLPTEEEIRAMVSPEQCCAYYSMLVAEQRLKDAGYGEKSFFAPEEENEEDFQMKIDDEVRTAPWNTTRAFISAMKGKCLLEVTGVADPTGCGEGFSYVKVPNKPTQQKDDKEPQPAKKTVTGTDADLRRLSLKNAKQLLRKFGVPEEEIKKLSRWEVIDVVRTMSTEQARSGEGPMSKFARGSRFSVAEHQERYKEECQRIFDLQNKVLESTEVLSTDTDSSSAEDSDFEEMGKNIENMLQNKKTSSQLSREREEQERKELQRMLMGDESDRDNKGRKERRKGLSSSLSTGSHKDDDTSSVTSLNSSATGRRLKIYRTFRDEDGKEYVRCETVRKASVIDAYTRIRTTKDDEFIRKFALFDEQHREEMRKERRRIQEQLRRLKRNQEKDKIKGPPEKKAKKVKERPDLKVKLKCGACGAIGHMRTNKFCPLYYQTNAPPSNPVAMTEEQEEELEKTVIHNDNEELIKVEGTKIVLGKQLIESADEVRRKSLVLKFPKQQLPPKKKRRVGSAVHCDYLNKPHKAIHRRRTDPMVTLSSVLESIINDMRDHPNTYPFHTPVNAKVVKDYYKIITRPMDLQTLRENVRKRMYPSREEFREAVEVIVKNSATYNGAKHPITQVAQSMLDLCDAKLKEKEDRLVRLEKAINPLLDDDDQVAFSFILDNIVTQKMMVVPDSWPFHHPVNKKFVPDYYKVIVSPMDLESIRKNISKHKYQNRDAFLSDVSLIHTNSIKYNGPDSPYTKTALDIVNVCKQTLAEYDEHLTQLEKDISTAKEAALDAADLESLDPMTPGPYTPQPADLFDSGASGSLPRETSSLFSEGPLVVAPEKRGGQGRHGRRPGEEESDVDIEGFEEDDDGKPKTPAPAEDAEGDLEDEDDEEDMLLPPRRRMHDQEEEEEEEEEGEDGRSNRPAQASVLYQDLLMSDGEDDASEEEGDNPFSSIQLSESGSDSDREVDVRPPPPRRAQETARMGMEQEESMMSYEGDVPDEPHMEDSNVSYGSYEETESRSQMQPMSMGNGEEYGISEEEEDEEDEARRRGPAVLSQVQLSEDDESEEFRSIGGDSDMDSDN; translated from the exons ATGTCGGACTCAGACAGTGACGAGGACCAAGATCGCCCTTTCTCTCTAACTGGCTTCCTCTTTGGAAACATAAATGAGGATGGGCAGCTAGAAGATGACAGTGTTTTGGACAAT GAGTCCAAAAAGCATCTGGCTGGGTTGGGTACTCTGGGTCTGGGCTCCCTCATTACAGAGATCACTGCTAATGAGGAGGGGGAtcaagaggaaaacagagaCCCTGGATGTGTGGATTCAGAAG GTTGGGTGAAAAGCACGGAAGATGCAGTTGATTATTCTGACATCAGTGAGGTTGCTGAGGATGAGACAAAGAAGTACCGCCAGGCCATGGGGTCTTTGCAGCCCAGCAGGAAAACAG ATGATGAGGATGACTATGATGCTGACTGTGAGGATATTGATTCTAAGCTCATGCCTCCTCCGCCACCACCAAGTCTTCCTACAGCTGCAAAGAAAGAGGAGCCCACCTCTCAAAGCCCAAACG CTGGAGAAGAGGGTGATGGCATCATCCTGCCCTCCATCATTGCGCCATCCTCTACTGCTGATAAAGTTGACTTCAGCAGTTCCTCAGACTCAGAAAGTGAGGCTGACCGTCCCTGCCAGGGCTCGGGGTCTGGGGGTGCCCAAGACaggctctgcctccctctcGCTGGCATCATGCAGAAAGATGCTGCCAAAGCACTGCCAGGTGTCACAGAGCTCTTCCCAGAGTTTAGACCTGGAAAG GTGCTTAGGTTCTTACGACTCTTTGGTCCTGGAAAGAACATGCCGTCAGTTTGGAGGAGTGCCcgcaggaagaagaagaggaagcaCAGAGACCCTCAGCCGGGGACACCTCCTCCAGAGGGAGAGCCCACTGAGCAAGGCCAGGAGAAGAAGTCTGGATGGGATTATGAGTACGCACACCCTCCAGCCCCAGAGCAGTGTCTCTCAGATGATGAG ATAACCATGATGGCTCCGGTAGAATCAAAGTTTTCACAAACTTGCGGCGATGGTGACAAGGAAGCAGAGTCTCGACCTAAAGTGGCAGAATGGAGATATGGTCCTGCTCAGCTCTGGTACGACATGCTAGGCGTCCCTGAGGATGGAAGTAACTTCAACTATGGGTTCAAACTAAAAGAACTGGACTTGAGTGAGCCTGAGAACCAGGATCCGCCTAAACAAATAACAGAGGTTGTACAAGAG GTACAGCTGTTACACAATGACACTGATGCTAATGCTGACGCTGATACTGATGGtgatggagatgatgatgaagacagaATCAAGGACAGACAGGCCCTTGAGAATGAGCTCTTCCTGATGGTCACTCAGCTGCAATGGGAGGATGACATTATTTGGAATGGAGAAGATGTAAAACACAAGGGCACCAAGACGCAGCGAGCAAGCCTGGCTGGATGGCTGCCGTCTAGCATGACGCGCAATGCCAATGCTTACAATGCACAACAGg GACTGACTAGAAGTAATTCCCAGTTAGTGCCACCCACACCTCCACCAATGCCCAAAGTTTCCTCGATCACAGGCtccaagagggaaaaaaacagccatGATAATCATG CCTCTCACGAAGAAGACTCTCCCTGGTTCTCCATTTTCCCTATTGACAGTGAGGAGTTGGTGTATGGACGCTGGGAAGACAACATTATCTGGGATGACCAAGAGATGGATCACCTTCTTATGCCACCTGTTCTTACACTAGATCCCAATGATGAGAATATCATTCTAG AAATTCCTGATGAAAAGGAGGAGATGACGTCCCACTCCCCATCAAAAGAGAATAAGAAGGAATCAGCGCTCAAAAAGAGCCGCATCCTGCTGGGGAAGACTGGAGTGATAAAAGATGAGCCACAGCAG AACATGTCCCAGCCTGAGATGAAGGACCCCTGGAACCTCTCCAATGACGAGTTCTACTATCCCAAACAGCAGGGCCTGAGGGGCACGTTCGGTGGCAACATCATTCAG CACTCCATCCCGGCACTGGAGCTGAGGCAGCCCTTCTTCCCTACTCATATGGGACCTATGAAGCTGCGCCAGTTCCATCGATCGACCCTGAAGAAGTACTCTTTTGGAGCGTTGGCTCAGCCGGGCCCCCACCCCGTCCAGCCACTGCTCAAACACATCAAGAAGAAGGCCAAG ATGCGGGAGCAAGAGCGTCaggcatcaggaggaggagacatGTTCTTCATGCGAACCCCGCAGGACTTGACAGGCAAAGATGGAGATCTGATCCTGGCTGAGTACAGTGAAGAATACGCCCCTCTCATCATGCAAGTTGGCATGGCCACTAAGATCAAAAACTACTACAAAAGG AAACCTGGAAAGGATCCTGGAGCACCAGACTGTAAATATGGAGAGACTGTATATTGCCACACATCGCCTTTCCTGGGTTCTCTGCATCCTGGACAACTGCTACCG gCGTTTGAAAACAACCTTTTCCGCTCCCCAATCTACCTGCACAAGATGCCAGAGTCAGATTTCTTGGTTCTACGAACACGACACGGCTACTACATCAGAGAGATTGTGGACATTATTGTAGTCGGTCAGGAGTGCCCCTTGTATGAAGTTCCAGGGCCCAACTCCAAACGAGCCAATACCCACATCAGAGACTTCCTCcaa GTGTTCATTTACCGCTTATTCTGGAAGAGCAAGGATCGGCCCCGCCGGATCCGCATGGAGGatataaaaaaagcttttccaTCACACTCAGAGAGCAGCATCAGAAAACGACTAAAACTCTGTGCCGACTTCAAACGTACAG GGATGGACTCGAACTGGTGGGTTCTGAAGCCTGACTTCAGGTTGCCTACTGAGGAAGAAATCCGAGCCATGGTGTCTCCAGAGCAGTGTTGCGCTTATTACAGCATGCTGGTGGCAGAGCAGAGACTCAAG GATGCCGGATACGGTGAGAAATCATTCTTTGCTCCGGAGGAAGAGAATGAAGAAGACTTTCAAATGAAGATTGATGATGAG GTGCGGACAGCTCCGTGGAACACAACAAGAGCCTTCATCTCTGCCATGAAGGGGAAATGCCTGTTGGAGGTGACAGGTGTGGCTGATCCTACAGGCTGTGGAGAAGGTTTCTCCTACGTCAAAGTGCCCAACAAGCCCACCCAGCAGAAG GATGACAAAGAGCCACAGCCTGCCAAGAAGACTGTGACAGGGACAGACGCTGATCTGAGGAGACTCTCACTGAAGAATGCCAAGCAGCTGCTGCGCAAGTTTGGTGTTCCAGAGGAAGAA atcaAGAAGCTCTCCCGCTGGGAGGTGATTGACGTGGTGAGAACCATGTCCACGGAGCAGGCTCGTTCTGGAGAGGGACCCATGAGCAAGTTTGCCAGAGGCTCTCGTTTCTCCGTTGCTGAACACCAGGAGCGTTACAAGGAAGAATGCCAGAGGATCTTTGACCTGCAGAACAA GGTTTTGGAGTCGACAGAAGTGCTctccacagacacagacagcagcTCGGCAGAGGACAGTGACTTTGAGGAGATGGGAAAGAACATTGAGAACATGCTGCAGAACAAAAAGACCAGCTCCCAGCTGTCCCGCGAgagggaggagcaggagagaaaGGAGCTGCAGAGGATGTTGATGGGCGACGAGAGCGACCGTGACAACAAGGGACGCAAGGAGCGGCGCAAGGGCTTGT CAAGTTCCTTGTCCACCGGCTCCCACAAGGATGACGACACATCCTCCGTCACCAGCCTCAACTCCTCAGCCACGGGAAGGAGACTCAAGATTTATCGCACCTTCAGGGACGAGGACGGCAAGGAATATGTCCGCTGCGAGACAGTGCGCAAGGCTTCAGTCATCGATGCCTACACCAGGATCAGAACAACCAAGGATGATGAATTCAT ACGAAAGTTTGCTCTCTTCGATGAGCAGCACAGAGAAGAAATGCGGAAGGAGCGCCGGCGTATTCAGGAGCAGCTGAGGAGGTTGAAGCGAAATCAGGAGAAGGACAAGATCAAGGGACCTCCAGAGAAGAAGGCCAAGAAGGTCAAAGAGAGACCAGACCTCAAGGTAAAA CTAAAGTGTGGAGCATGTGGAGCCATTGGGCACATGAGGACCAACAAGTTCTGCCCGCTGTACTATCAGACCAACGCCCCACCTTCTAACCCGGTTGCCATGacagaagagcaggaggaggagctggaaaaGACCGTCATCCACAACGACAACGAGGAATTGATCAAGGTGGAGGGAACGAAGATCGTGCTGGGCAAACAGCTCATCGAAAG TGCCGATGAGGTGCGAAGGAAGTCTTTAGTGCTCAAGTTCCCCAAGCAACAGCTCCcaccaaagaagaagagacgTGTAGGCAGCGCTGTGCACTGTGACTACCTCAAC AAACCGCACAAGGCCATCCACCGTAGACGGACCGACCCCATGGTGACGTTGTCGTCCGTGCTTGAGAGCATTATCAATGACATGCGGGATCACCCCAAT ACCTACCCGTTCCACACACCAGTCAACGCCAAGGTTGTGAAGGACTACTACAAGATCATCACTCGGCCCATGGACCTGCAGACCCTGAGGGAGAATGTGCGCAAACGAATGTACCCATCAAGGGAGGAGTTCCGGGAAGCAGTGGAAGTAATCGTCAAAAACAGCGCTACTTACAACG GTGCAAAACATCCAATAACACAGGTAGCACAGTCCATGCTGGACCTGTGTGATGCCAAATTGAAAGAG aaGGAGGACAGACTGGTGAGACTAGAGAAAGCCATCAACCCCCTgctggatgatgatgatcaggTGGCCTTCTCCTTCATCCTGGACAACATTGTGACCCAGAAAATGATGGTTGTTCCTGAT TCATGGCCGTTCCACCATCCTGTCAACAAAAAGTTTGTGCCGGATTACTATAAGGTGATCGTAAGCCCCATGGATCTGGAGTCAATCCGCAAG AACATCTCCAAGCACAAATACCAGAACCGAGATGCTTTCCTCTCAGATGTCAGTCTCATCCACACCAATAGTATCAAGTACAATG GCCCAGACAGTCCTTACACCAAGACAGCACTGGACATTGTTAACGTGTGCAAGCAGACCTTGGCAGAG TATGATGAGCACTTGACCCAACTAGAGAAGGACATCTCCACAGCTAAAGAGGCTGCTCTGGATGCAGCAGACTTGGAGAGTTTGGACCCAATGACCCCTGGACCATACACACCACAG CCTGCTGATCTGTTTGACAGCGGGGCTTCAGGAAGTCTGCCCAGAGAGACCAGCAGCCTTTTCTCTGAGGGACCTCTAGTGGTTGCTCCAGAGAAGAGAGGGGGGCAG GGTCGCCACGGCCGAAGACCCGGGGAAGAGGAGTCAGATGTGGACATTGAAGGCTTTGAGGAGGACGACGATGGCAAACCCAAGACCCCTGCTCCT GCCGAGGACGCGGAAGGAGATCTGGAGGACGAGGATGACGAAGAGGACATGTTACTGCCACCTCGCCGACGGATGCACGaccaggaggaa
- the taf1 gene encoding transcription initiation factor TFIID subunit 1 isoform X10: MSDSDSDEDQDRPFSLTGFLFGNINEDGQLEDDSVLDNESKKHLAGLGTLGLGSLITEITANEEGDQEENRDPGCVDSEGWVKSTEDAVDYSDISEVAEDETKKYRQAMGSLQPSRKTDDEDDYDADCEDIDSKLMPPPPPPSLPTAAKKEEPTSQSPNAGEEGDGIILPSIIAPSSTADKVDFSSSSDSESEADRPCQGSGSGGAQDRLCLPLAGIMQKDAAKALPGVTELFPEFRPGKVLRFLRLFGPGKNMPSVWRSARRKKKRKHRDPQPGTPPPEGEPTEQGQEKKSGWDYEYAHPPAPEQCLSDDEITMMAPVESKFSQTCGDGDKEAESRPKVAEWRYGPAQLWYDMLGVPEDGSNFNYGFKLKELDLSEPENQDPPKQITEVVQEVQLLHNDTDANADADTDGDGDDDEDRIKDRQALENELFLMVTQLQWEDDIIWNGEDVKHKGTKTQRASLAGWLPSSMTRNANAYNAQQGLTRSNSQLVPPTPPPMPKVSSITGSKREKNSHDNHASHEEDSPWFSIFPIDSEELVYGRWEDNIIWDDQEMDHLLMPPVLTLDPNDENIILEIPDEKEEMTSHSPSKENKKESALKKSRILLGKTGVIKDEPQQNMSQPEMKDPWNLSNDEFYYPKQQGLRGTFGGNIIQHSIPALELRQPFFPTHMGPMKLRQFHRSTLKKYSFGALAQPGPHPVQPLLKHIKKKAKMREQERQASGGGDMFFMRTPQDLTGKDGDLILAEYSEEYAPLIMQVGMATKIKNYYKRKPGKDPGAPDCKYGETVYCHTSPFLGSLHPGQLLPAFENNLFRSPIYLHKMPESDFLVLRTRHGYYIREIVDIIVVGQECPLYEVPGPNSKRANTHIRDFLQVFIYRLFWKSKDRPRRIRMEDIKKAFPSHSESSIRKRLKLCADFKRTGMDSNWWVLKPDFRLPTEEEIRAMVSPEQCCAYYSMLVAEQRLKDAGYGEKSFFAPEEENEEDFQMKIDDEVRTAPWNTTRAFISAMKGKCLLEVTGVADPTGCGEGFSYVKVPNKPTQQKDDKEPQPAKKTVTGTDADLRRLSLKNAKQLLRKFGVPEEEIKKLSRWEVIDVVRTMSTEQARSGEGPMSKFARGSRFSVAEHQERYKEECQRIFDLQNKVLESTEVLSTDTDSSSAEDSDFEEMGKNIENMLQNKKTSSQLSREREEQERKELQRMLMGDESDRDNKGRKERRKGLSSSLSTGSHKDDDTSSVTSLNSSATGRRLKIYRTFRDEDGKEYVRCETVRKASVIDAYTRIRTTKDDEFIRKFALFDEQHREEMRKERRRIQEQLRRLKRNQEKDKIKGPPEKKAKKVKERPDLKLKCGACGAIGHMRTNKFCPLYYQTNAPPSNPVAMTEEQEEELEKTVIHNDNEELIKVEGTKIVLGKQLIESADEVRRKSLVLKFPKQQLPPKKKRRVGSAVHCDYLNKPHKAIHRRRTDPMVTLSSVLESIINDMRDHPNTYPFHTPVNAKVVKDYYKIITRPMDLQTLRENVRKRMYPSREEFREAVEVIVKNSATYNGAKHPITQVAQSMLDLCDAKLKEKEDRLVRLEKAINPLLDDDDQVAFSFILDNIVTQKMMVVPDSWPFHHPVNKKFVPDYYKVIVSPMDLESIRKNISKHKYQNRDAFLSDVSLIHTNSIKYNGPDSPYTKTALDIVNVCKQTLAEYDEHLTQLEKDISTAKEAALDAADLESLDPMTPGPYTPQGRHGRRPGEEESDVDIEGFEEDDDGKPKTPAPAEDAEGDLEDEDDEEDMLLPPRRRMHDQEEEEEEEEEGEDGRSNRPAQASVLYQDLLMSDGEDDASEEEGDNPFSSIQLSESGSDSDREVDVRPPPPRRAQETARMGMEQEESMMSYEGDVPDEPHMEDSNVSYGSYEETESRSQMQPMSMGNGEEYGISEEEEDEEDEARRRGPAVLSQVQLSEDDESEEFRSIGGDSDMDSDN; the protein is encoded by the exons ATGTCGGACTCAGACAGTGACGAGGACCAAGATCGCCCTTTCTCTCTAACTGGCTTCCTCTTTGGAAACATAAATGAGGATGGGCAGCTAGAAGATGACAGTGTTTTGGACAAT GAGTCCAAAAAGCATCTGGCTGGGTTGGGTACTCTGGGTCTGGGCTCCCTCATTACAGAGATCACTGCTAATGAGGAGGGGGAtcaagaggaaaacagagaCCCTGGATGTGTGGATTCAGAAG GTTGGGTGAAAAGCACGGAAGATGCAGTTGATTATTCTGACATCAGTGAGGTTGCTGAGGATGAGACAAAGAAGTACCGCCAGGCCATGGGGTCTTTGCAGCCCAGCAGGAAAACAG ATGATGAGGATGACTATGATGCTGACTGTGAGGATATTGATTCTAAGCTCATGCCTCCTCCGCCACCACCAAGTCTTCCTACAGCTGCAAAGAAAGAGGAGCCCACCTCTCAAAGCCCAAACG CTGGAGAAGAGGGTGATGGCATCATCCTGCCCTCCATCATTGCGCCATCCTCTACTGCTGATAAAGTTGACTTCAGCAGTTCCTCAGACTCAGAAAGTGAGGCTGACCGTCCCTGCCAGGGCTCGGGGTCTGGGGGTGCCCAAGACaggctctgcctccctctcGCTGGCATCATGCAGAAAGATGCTGCCAAAGCACTGCCAGGTGTCACAGAGCTCTTCCCAGAGTTTAGACCTGGAAAG GTGCTTAGGTTCTTACGACTCTTTGGTCCTGGAAAGAACATGCCGTCAGTTTGGAGGAGTGCCcgcaggaagaagaagaggaagcaCAGAGACCCTCAGCCGGGGACACCTCCTCCAGAGGGAGAGCCCACTGAGCAAGGCCAGGAGAAGAAGTCTGGATGGGATTATGAGTACGCACACCCTCCAGCCCCAGAGCAGTGTCTCTCAGATGATGAG ATAACCATGATGGCTCCGGTAGAATCAAAGTTTTCACAAACTTGCGGCGATGGTGACAAGGAAGCAGAGTCTCGACCTAAAGTGGCAGAATGGAGATATGGTCCTGCTCAGCTCTGGTACGACATGCTAGGCGTCCCTGAGGATGGAAGTAACTTCAACTATGGGTTCAAACTAAAAGAACTGGACTTGAGTGAGCCTGAGAACCAGGATCCGCCTAAACAAATAACAGAGGTTGTACAAGAG GTACAGCTGTTACACAATGACACTGATGCTAATGCTGACGCTGATACTGATGGtgatggagatgatgatgaagacagaATCAAGGACAGACAGGCCCTTGAGAATGAGCTCTTCCTGATGGTCACTCAGCTGCAATGGGAGGATGACATTATTTGGAATGGAGAAGATGTAAAACACAAGGGCACCAAGACGCAGCGAGCAAGCCTGGCTGGATGGCTGCCGTCTAGCATGACGCGCAATGCCAATGCTTACAATGCACAACAGg GACTGACTAGAAGTAATTCCCAGTTAGTGCCACCCACACCTCCACCAATGCCCAAAGTTTCCTCGATCACAGGCtccaagagggaaaaaaacagccatGATAATCATG CCTCTCACGAAGAAGACTCTCCCTGGTTCTCCATTTTCCCTATTGACAGTGAGGAGTTGGTGTATGGACGCTGGGAAGACAACATTATCTGGGATGACCAAGAGATGGATCACCTTCTTATGCCACCTGTTCTTACACTAGATCCCAATGATGAGAATATCATTCTAG AAATTCCTGATGAAAAGGAGGAGATGACGTCCCACTCCCCATCAAAAGAGAATAAGAAGGAATCAGCGCTCAAAAAGAGCCGCATCCTGCTGGGGAAGACTGGAGTGATAAAAGATGAGCCACAGCAG AACATGTCCCAGCCTGAGATGAAGGACCCCTGGAACCTCTCCAATGACGAGTTCTACTATCCCAAACAGCAGGGCCTGAGGGGCACGTTCGGTGGCAACATCATTCAG CACTCCATCCCGGCACTGGAGCTGAGGCAGCCCTTCTTCCCTACTCATATGGGACCTATGAAGCTGCGCCAGTTCCATCGATCGACCCTGAAGAAGTACTCTTTTGGAGCGTTGGCTCAGCCGGGCCCCCACCCCGTCCAGCCACTGCTCAAACACATCAAGAAGAAGGCCAAG ATGCGGGAGCAAGAGCGTCaggcatcaggaggaggagacatGTTCTTCATGCGAACCCCGCAGGACTTGACAGGCAAAGATGGAGATCTGATCCTGGCTGAGTACAGTGAAGAATACGCCCCTCTCATCATGCAAGTTGGCATGGCCACTAAGATCAAAAACTACTACAAAAGG AAACCTGGAAAGGATCCTGGAGCACCAGACTGTAAATATGGAGAGACTGTATATTGCCACACATCGCCTTTCCTGGGTTCTCTGCATCCTGGACAACTGCTACCG gCGTTTGAAAACAACCTTTTCCGCTCCCCAATCTACCTGCACAAGATGCCAGAGTCAGATTTCTTGGTTCTACGAACACGACACGGCTACTACATCAGAGAGATTGTGGACATTATTGTAGTCGGTCAGGAGTGCCCCTTGTATGAAGTTCCAGGGCCCAACTCCAAACGAGCCAATACCCACATCAGAGACTTCCTCcaa GTGTTCATTTACCGCTTATTCTGGAAGAGCAAGGATCGGCCCCGCCGGATCCGCATGGAGGatataaaaaaagcttttccaTCACACTCAGAGAGCAGCATCAGAAAACGACTAAAACTCTGTGCCGACTTCAAACGTACAG GGATGGACTCGAACTGGTGGGTTCTGAAGCCTGACTTCAGGTTGCCTACTGAGGAAGAAATCCGAGCCATGGTGTCTCCAGAGCAGTGTTGCGCTTATTACAGCATGCTGGTGGCAGAGCAGAGACTCAAG GATGCCGGATACGGTGAGAAATCATTCTTTGCTCCGGAGGAAGAGAATGAAGAAGACTTTCAAATGAAGATTGATGATGAG GTGCGGACAGCTCCGTGGAACACAACAAGAGCCTTCATCTCTGCCATGAAGGGGAAATGCCTGTTGGAGGTGACAGGTGTGGCTGATCCTACAGGCTGTGGAGAAGGTTTCTCCTACGTCAAAGTGCCCAACAAGCCCACCCAGCAGAAG GATGACAAAGAGCCACAGCCTGCCAAGAAGACTGTGACAGGGACAGACGCTGATCTGAGGAGACTCTCACTGAAGAATGCCAAGCAGCTGCTGCGCAAGTTTGGTGTTCCAGAGGAAGAA atcaAGAAGCTCTCCCGCTGGGAGGTGATTGACGTGGTGAGAACCATGTCCACGGAGCAGGCTCGTTCTGGAGAGGGACCCATGAGCAAGTTTGCCAGAGGCTCTCGTTTCTCCGTTGCTGAACACCAGGAGCGTTACAAGGAAGAATGCCAGAGGATCTTTGACCTGCAGAACAA GGTTTTGGAGTCGACAGAAGTGCTctccacagacacagacagcagcTCGGCAGAGGACAGTGACTTTGAGGAGATGGGAAAGAACATTGAGAACATGCTGCAGAACAAAAAGACCAGCTCCCAGCTGTCCCGCGAgagggaggagcaggagagaaaGGAGCTGCAGAGGATGTTGATGGGCGACGAGAGCGACCGTGACAACAAGGGACGCAAGGAGCGGCGCAAGGGCTTGT CAAGTTCCTTGTCCACCGGCTCCCACAAGGATGACGACACATCCTCCGTCACCAGCCTCAACTCCTCAGCCACGGGAAGGAGACTCAAGATTTATCGCACCTTCAGGGACGAGGACGGCAAGGAATATGTCCGCTGCGAGACAGTGCGCAAGGCTTCAGTCATCGATGCCTACACCAGGATCAGAACAACCAAGGATGATGAATTCAT ACGAAAGTTTGCTCTCTTCGATGAGCAGCACAGAGAAGAAATGCGGAAGGAGCGCCGGCGTATTCAGGAGCAGCTGAGGAGGTTGAAGCGAAATCAGGAGAAGGACAAGATCAAGGGACCTCCAGAGAAGAAGGCCAAGAAGGTCAAAGAGAGACCAGACCTCAAG CTAAAGTGTGGAGCATGTGGAGCCATTGGGCACATGAGGACCAACAAGTTCTGCCCGCTGTACTATCAGACCAACGCCCCACCTTCTAACCCGGTTGCCATGacagaagagcaggaggaggagctggaaaaGACCGTCATCCACAACGACAACGAGGAATTGATCAAGGTGGAGGGAACGAAGATCGTGCTGGGCAAACAGCTCATCGAAAG TGCCGATGAGGTGCGAAGGAAGTCTTTAGTGCTCAAGTTCCCCAAGCAACAGCTCCcaccaaagaagaagagacgTGTAGGCAGCGCTGTGCACTGTGACTACCTCAAC AAACCGCACAAGGCCATCCACCGTAGACGGACCGACCCCATGGTGACGTTGTCGTCCGTGCTTGAGAGCATTATCAATGACATGCGGGATCACCCCAAT ACCTACCCGTTCCACACACCAGTCAACGCCAAGGTTGTGAAGGACTACTACAAGATCATCACTCGGCCCATGGACCTGCAGACCCTGAGGGAGAATGTGCGCAAACGAATGTACCCATCAAGGGAGGAGTTCCGGGAAGCAGTGGAAGTAATCGTCAAAAACAGCGCTACTTACAACG GTGCAAAACATCCAATAACACAGGTAGCACAGTCCATGCTGGACCTGTGTGATGCCAAATTGAAAGAG aaGGAGGACAGACTGGTGAGACTAGAGAAAGCCATCAACCCCCTgctggatgatgatgatcaggTGGCCTTCTCCTTCATCCTGGACAACATTGTGACCCAGAAAATGATGGTTGTTCCTGAT TCATGGCCGTTCCACCATCCTGTCAACAAAAAGTTTGTGCCGGATTACTATAAGGTGATCGTAAGCCCCATGGATCTGGAGTCAATCCGCAAG AACATCTCCAAGCACAAATACCAGAACCGAGATGCTTTCCTCTCAGATGTCAGTCTCATCCACACCAATAGTATCAAGTACAATG GCCCAGACAGTCCTTACACCAAGACAGCACTGGACATTGTTAACGTGTGCAAGCAGACCTTGGCAGAG TATGATGAGCACTTGACCCAACTAGAGAAGGACATCTCCACAGCTAAAGAGGCTGCTCTGGATGCAGCAGACTTGGAGAGTTTGGACCCAATGACCCCTGGACCATACACACCACAG GGTCGCCACGGCCGAAGACCCGGGGAAGAGGAGTCAGATGTGGACATTGAAGGCTTTGAGGAGGACGACGATGGCAAACCCAAGACCCCTGCTCCT GCCGAGGACGCGGAAGGAGATCTGGAGGACGAGGATGACGAAGAGGACATGTTACTGCCACCTCGCCGACGGATGCACGaccaggaggaa